A region of the Microbulbifer pacificus genome:
TAGGCCGTCACCACCTGGCCGCCCACGATCACAATGCGGATATCGCGGTCGATCGGCAGCCACTCCTGCACATACAGCACTTCGGTTTTTTCCAGGTAGCTGCGCCATTCTTCCCGGTTTTCGATCAGCCATACACCGCAGCCGCGGGAGGCTTTAGGCAGCTTGGCGACAAACGGGTGGTCCATGGCTTCCCACAGATGCTCGGCATTTTCCGGGGTGTTGGCGAGGATGCGGGTGCTGGGCGTATTGCCCGGTGCAACCAGCTCGAAAGCTCGGGTCATTTCGACTTTGTTGTGTCCCAGCCGATAGCTGGATTCACTGGGAAAGACGCGGGCCTTGAGGGCGTATGTGAGCGCGTTCAATTGCCAGTACTCGGGGAATAGTACCCATTCCGCATCGGCAATTTGCGTTTTGTATTTGAAGACTTCTTCGGGTTTCAGTTGCAGGGTATCTGCGAAACCGAGGGTTCTGAATACGTCAAAAGAGATCCAAGCCACCGGTTAAAACACACACAAGTTGAGATGCGCGTTTTTACGGTGGCCCGGGTTTTCCGTCAAGCAAATTTACACGGGCTGTGCAAAAAAACTGCTTATTTTGGTAACCGTGCGGTCACCTGAATCTCAATCTTCATGGCGTCGTTCAGCAGGCGCGCTTCGAACACGGTGGCCGCCGGGCGTACCTCGCCCAGCCACTTCTGGAACACCGGCCAGCAGGGCTCGAAGTCGTCGCGGTTCGGCAGGATGTAGGTCACGCGCACGATGTCCGCCACTGCAGCGCCGGCCTCTTTCAGGGCCTGCTCGATATTGGCGAAGCACTGGTCCGCCTGCTCCACCACGCTGTCGCTGATGCTGTTGGTGGCGTAGTTGAAACCGGTAGTACCGGAGACGAACACATAGTCGCCGTCCACAACTGCGCGGGAATAGCCGATCTTGCTCTCAAACTCCGATCCGCTGGAAATCAGTTTTCTGCTCACAAATTACTCCTTGTGGGAAAGGCCCGCGATCGGGGCCTTGAGATAGTTGGGGGCTGGATCATGCCATAGGCCACTGAAAACCCATAGCGGGATGTCGGCATGCGACCGAACTGCTGTTTACAGACCGATCGCACGAGTGAAATGCGAGTGGTAACTGCTGGGCCGGGTGCGTTACTTATCGGCGTCCGGCAGGTGTGTTTCCGCTTCCTTGCGCAGGAAGCCCGCGGCCTCCTCATCCTGTGCCAGGTTGTGATCGGTGGGCATGGCCCGGGTCTGCTGATTCAGCTGGTGAATCTGTGAGGCGTTGCCCAGGTCGCGGTTGCTGGTGATGGACGCGATGGACTCGCGATCCTTGAGGAAATTCACCACGTCGTTCTTGATGCTCTGAAGCTCGCGCTCGTCCCGGTGCATTTCCAGGATGTGGCGCGGGTGCTCCAGGTTCTTCATGCCGGTGGAGGCAAATGTGCTGGAGACGATGCGGGAGACCACTACCCAAGGCGTGATACTGCAGCGCACCAGGGTGTTCTCCGAGCGGGTGCTGTCGTGAATACCGGTGCCGGTGGAAATTTTCGACTCGGTAAAGGTGCCCTCACACTTGAAGTACACCAGCAGGGATTCAAACTGGATCTCGGCAAAGTGCAGGTGAGCGGCGTTGGCGAGCAGCTGGCCGAAGGATTTCATCAGGAATCCGATCAGCAGGATATGTAGCGCGCTCATGCCGAGGCCCAGCAACGCAAAGACCTGCTCGCTGTTCAGAATCTGGGTGAATGAACCGGTGGCGGGGCTGGCAATGAAGCTGTAGATATCCACCAGTTTGTAAGCCAGCATCAGAGTAAAGGCGATGGCGATCGCGCTCAGCACATTGCCCGCAACCAGTGCGGCAAAGCGCGCTTTGCGGAAGGTTTCGCCGAGATCCATGGGCTTCACCCGCGGTTGGACCTCCTGGATCATTTCACCGCGAAACCCGCCCTTGCCATCGGTCTGTTCCTGCAGTTGCGGATCGAGTTCGCGGTATACGCGATTGGGCACTTCCTTGTAGCGGCGGTTGGCCATTACCAGGTTGTCGAGATTGATGAAAATTTCGTTCGGGTGTACCGACTCCTGCCAGTTCTCGCGCAGCTCGGACACTTCCGCCACCGGGTCGGCGAGTGCGAGACGCTGGCGCAACAGCACGAAACACAGTGCGCCGCTGGCAGCGCCCAACAGCAGTGCGGCAACGATATACAGCCCCGGGTTCAGGTTGGGTACCTGGGCCAGGAAGCCGTCCAGCTGTTGCGGTGTCATGCGGCTTTTGGTCAGCATCCAGGAGGCAAAGAGGCCTGCCAGCACCGGCACAATCAGGGCCAGGGTGATGGCCCGGGACAGAGTGCCGCCACCGAGGGATTCGATGTTGTGTTCGGCGCTGCGCTGGATCGGCTTGCCCGCGCGCCGCCAGATCACCAGCAGATAGACCATCAGCAGCACGGAATACACCGGGAACAGCAGTTCTCCGGCGGTACCGGCAAATCCCGCGAGCGACACAAAGGCCACCAGCGCATAGGCCACCAGCGCAAACAGTGTGCTGGTCCAGGCACCGAACAAACGCTGGGCGAAGTTGCGCACCGGATAGGGCATGAACAGCAACTTGGGTACAAAGGTGTGCAGCAGGCGCGCCAGGAACCCCTGGGGCTCGGTAAACGTCGCATTCTTGCGGCCGATCAGCATTTCTTCCAGTTGCTGCGCGTTATAGGCCACATAGGCGGCCTCTTCCTTCGCGGTGCTGCTTTCGGATTTACTGCGGTTTGGGGCGAGCGAGGTGGGGTGGTTACGGCCGACGAAATAACGCAGCACCGCGTAGATGCCGCTCGCGAGTACGCGGATGCCCGCACCCAGCAGGTACAGGCCGAATGCCATCAGGATCCAGCCGGCGCCGGCGTTTTGCCTGACGGTGGCGGCGGCGGAAATCAATAGCACCAGACCGGAAATGGTCTGCAGGCCACCGCGGATGGCGGTGACGGTGCCCTCGGTTTTAAATGGATTTTTCAGCCCGAGGTCGATCGATCCGTAATCGAACGCCATGCTTCCCCCTGATGTTCATTAGTGCAGGAATCCACAGCAGGAACGTCGCGGAATGCCGGCATTATTGGTGAAAAAGTTTCTGGTTGGTTGTGCCGGAAGTTGTGATGTTCCACACAATTAGCTGGTCGAGGGGTTATACCACGCTCGGATTGCGGGGGCGAGAATTGAGATCTCGTGTGGCGAATGGCAGTGGCATTCGTCATTGGAGAGTTTGTCAGTCAGTCCCCGAAGTTCCGGGGACTGACTGAATGGCTTTAGCGACTTGCCGCTTGCTTCGCGTTCATGGCTTCACACCATTCGCTCTGCTGCCGGCGCTCCTGCAGTACACGGCCGAGTGCAGGCATCAGCTCGGTGTTGTCTTTCAATACCGTGCGGTAGCCTGCAGTATCTTCCTCGCCGCATACCACCGGGAACAGGCTGGCATAGGCCTTGTTGTACAGAGTGTCGCCGGTGGCGCTGACCTTGGGTACCGCATCGAACAGTTGTGCACTGAACTGGCGGTACAGTCCGAGCTGCTCCGCGGGGAACAGGTAGCCGGCCGCGGCGCGGATCTGGCTCAGTTTGAACTGCTCGCGTTTGTTGAGGATGTTATCCAGCCACTCGCGCTTGGCCTCCGCCGTCGGGCGCACGGCGCGGGCGCCGATGGCGGCGAGCTGGGCGCGATCGCTGTTGTCTGCTTTTAGCTGGTCGGCCACGCGTTTTTCGTAGTCGCCGTGCAGGTGGCGGTTCAGCAGCACAATCAGCGGCCAGCGGCGGTCCTGGTCGAGCACCAGGCCATCGATTGCCAGCTTGCCGTCCAGCATCTGCTCCGCGCGCATTAACGCCTGTTGTGAACCGGCGACATCGGCAAAGGTACCAAACCAGGTTTTCTGCACGTCGCTGCCCGCGGGTGCCTGTTGCAGCTGCTGCCAGGTGAAATTCTCGATGGCCTGCAGGTACTGGTCGCGCTCGGCCTGTGGCAGGTCGAGGCGGAACAGGTAGGCGTGTGCGGATTGCAGGCGGCCGCTGATCAGGCGGATGACGTTGATATCGCGCTCGCCGCCGGCATTCTGCAGGGCGAAATCGATCCACTCGGTAAGCGGCATCTGTGCATCGGTGACCGCATCGAACAGGCTCTGCCACAGCATCAGGCGGGTGAAGGTGCTGTCGATCTGGTTGATGTGCTGCTTGGCCTGCGCGATGGAATCGGCATCCAGGCGGGT
Encoded here:
- a CDS encoding RidA family protein, with product MSRKLISSGSEFESKIGYSRAVVDGDYVFVSGTTGFNYATNSISDSVVEQADQCFANIEQALKEAGAAVADIVRVTYILPNRDDFEPCWPVFQKWLGEVRPAATVFEARLLNDAMKIEIQVTARLPK
- a CDS encoding ATP-grasp domain-containing protein, encoding MAWISFDVFRTLGFADTLQLKPEEVFKYKTQIADAEWVLFPEYWQLNALTYALKARVFPSESSYRLGHNKVEMTRAFELVAPGNTPSTRILANTPENAEHLWEAMDHPFVAKLPKASRGCGVWLIENREEWRSYLEKTEVLYVQEWLPIDRDIRIVIVGGQVVTAYWRLQAEQGFYNNVSKGGTVDRAPVPQAAIDLALHLARTLDVNHAGWDIAMVGDHPYVFEFNRLFGNQGIEGGTAKLRDAILEYLKQSSVPTGPNYPTRPSTPRRRLRQVA